The following are from one region of the Quercus robur chromosome 1, dhQueRobu3.1, whole genome shotgun sequence genome:
- the LOC126724266 gene encoding uncharacterized protein LOC126724266 produces MSSSPESVRELDHEQNEPLSMVSGVTNQVIHNINHATELPRRNAIHNINHESPRRNVIHNINHAAESPRSNASDSVVDADDDKEQEEELQDEEEEVAVNSSSIQDLIQLDDNPNLNYCSFDDLDPPPGYKFDPSEFELIIFYLKRKILGERLPWNKIMDVELYNHSPEWLTEQYPQYGKHEWYFFTPRERKYKNGIRPNRAAGDGFWKATGADKKINSKTGILIGFRKALVFYRGKPPKGEKTNWIMHEYRINHPPLTKRNPDDMRLDKWVLCKIYWKSESNKSSKPQQSQDEIYSTSSQDGDRKARNEAMINQSHQNVPNLDHMTSRLANQFQPMGCNNYGPPHRAHMPSRFSNEIQALAGNHGNPPQAPSFPTQLQPMATNYGTLPQMGEPLYPLYDEPLSNMVDHFPNMPFSGQSNFSTNELSGYMHLMPSDLMPSDFPPNELRGYQETSNLMDLFDDYHMDDSVPNKRMKNTDDHHP; encoded by the exons ATGTCTTCTTCTCCAGAGAGCGTTAGGGAGCTTGATCATGAGCAAAATGAGCCGCTTTCGATGGTTTCTGGTGTAACAAACCAAGTGATACACAATATAAACCATGCAACAGAATTACCAAGGCGCAATGCAATACACAATATAAACCATGAATCACCAAGGCGCAATGTAATACACAATATAAACCATGCAGCAGAATCACCAAGGAGCAATGCAAGTGACTCGGTGGTTGATGCTGACGATGATAAAGAGCAAGAGGAAGAACTACAAGACGAGGAAGAGGAAGTTGCTGTAAACAGTAGTAGCATTCAGGATTTGATTCAACTTGATGACAATCCAAACCTAAATTACTGCAGTTTTGATGATCTTGATCCTCCACCTGGGTATAAGTTCGACCCAAGTGAGTTCGAGCtcataatattttacttaaagaGGAAGATCTTGGGAGAACGCCTTCCTTGGAATAAGATTATGGATGTTGAACTATATAACCACAGCCCTGAGTGGCTTacag AACAATATCCACAATATGGAAAACATGAATGGTATTTTTTTACTCCAAGGGAGCGAAAGTATAAAAATGGAATTCGTCCAAATCGAGCAGCTGGTGATGGATTTTGGAAGGCCACTGGAGCTGACAAGAAAATCAATTCCAAGACAGGAATCCTAATTGGGTTTAGGAAAGCACTTGTTTTCTACAGAGGAAAACCTCCAAAGGGTGAGAAGACCAATTGGATTATGCATGAGTATAGGATTAATCATCCTCCTCTAACTAAAAGGAATCCAGATGACATGAGG TTGGATAAATGGGTTCTGTGTAAGATTTATTGGAAAAGTGAAAGCAACAAATCCAGCAAACCTCAACAATCTCAAGATGAGATTTATTCCACATCTTCTCAAGATGGAGATAGAAAAGCTAGAAATGAGGCAATGATAAACCAGTCCCACCAAAATGTACCTAATCTTGATCATATGACCAGCAGATTGGCTAATCAGTTTCAACCAATGGGTTGCAATAATTATGGTCCTCCTCATCGTGCTCATATGCCAAGCAGGTTCTCTAATGAAATTCAAGCATTGGCTGGCAATCATGGAAATCCTCCTCAAGCTCCTAGCTTCCCTACTCAGCTTCAACCAATGGCTACCAATTATGGAACTCTTCCTCAGATGGGAGAACCATTGTACCCTCTATATGATGAGCCGCTTTCAAATATGGTTGATCACTTTCCCAATATGCCTTTTTCTGGGCAGTCGAACTTTTCTACAAATGAATTGAGCGGATACATGCATTTGATGCCTTCAGATTTGATGCCTTCAGACTTTCCTCCAAATGAACTGAGGGGATATCAAGAGACTTCAAACCTAATGGATTTATTCGACGATTATCACATGGATGATAGTGTCCCAAATAAGCGTATGAAGAATACAGATGATCATCATCCATGA
- the LOC126717263 gene encoding uncharacterized protein LOC126717263, with amino-acid sequence MAANMAAKITGAIAGAFAISYACDYLVADKKIFGGTTPSTVSNKKWNEETDKKLQAWPRVAGPPVVMNPIRRQNFIVKAQPE; translated from the exons ATGGCAGCAAACATGGCAGCAAAGATAACAGGAGCTATTGCTGGAGCCTTCGCAATTTCATATGCTTGCGACTACCTTGTGGCTGACAAGAAGATATTTGGAG GTACTACCCCCTCAACTGTTTCAAACAAGAAATGGAATGAAGAAACTGATAAGAAGCTCCAGGCTTGGCCTCGTGTTGCAGGGCCTCCTGTTGTGATGAATCCCATCCGTCGCCAGAATTTCATTGTCAAGGCCCAACCTGAATAG
- the LOC126717272 gene encoding pentatricopeptide repeat-containing protein At5g11310, mitochondrial, with protein MPPKLKTSSLHSQLTVALSLMPSHRSRHFLSPYSILFKPNVTTYLQTIIHRFFSDQSWLSVPGNPLIKWPSQSHHPHCPPSCPIPNPISIHNPDPKFSQNDFSTISNLFTDPNVSPGPAFEAALDQTEVEPDPILLQALFDRFDSSPKLLYTLFFWAEKQPGFQSSATLFNSMINMLAKSKKFDSAWSLVLDRAALVSGDTFAIIIRRYARAGMTQPAIRTFEFACNLDPIRESHSEMSLFEILLDSLCKEGHVKAASEYLDQKRKLEPSWVPSVRVYNILLNGWFRSKKLKHAEKLWEEMKMDDVKPSVVTYGTLVEGYCRMRYAERAIKLVHEMRKEGIEPNAIVYNPIIDALGEAQRFKEAMRMLERFLVLESGPTISTYNSLVKGFCKAGDLAGASKILKMMIGRGFVPTPTTYNYFFKYFSKHAKIEEGMNLYTKMIEAGYTPDRLTYHLLMKMLCEEERLDLAVQVSKEMRARGCDMDLATSTMLVHLLCKMRSFEEAFTEFEDMIRRGIVPQYLTFQRMNDALKKEGMIEMAQKLRGMMSSVPHSMKLPNTYSRDGDASRARRTSIMRKAEAMSDLLKTCKDPRELVNCRNSSENVVSSANLLIEDIKKKADKT; from the exons ATGCctccaaaactgaaaacatcaTCTCTTCACTCACAGTTGACAGTGGCTCTCTCACTAATGCCCTCACACAGATCTCGTCATTTTCTCTCTCCGTATTCTATTTTATTCAAGCCAAACGTTACCACCTACCTTCAAACCATTATTCACCGTTTCTTTTCTGACCAATCATGGCTCTCTGTTCCTGGAAACCCCCTCATCAAGTGGCCCTCACAGTCCCACCACCCACACTGCCCTCCATCCTGCCCAATCCCCAATCCTATTTCTATCCATAACCCTGACcccaaattttcacaaaatgaCTTCTCCACCATTTCTAACCTCTTTACTGACCCCAATGTCTCTCCTGGTCCAGCCTTTGAGGCTGCCTTGGACCAGACCGAGGTTGAACCAGACCCAATTCTGTTACAGGCATTGTTTGACCGTTTTGATTCGTCTCCCAAGTTACTGTACACACTCTTTTTTTGGGCTGAGAAGCAGCCTGGGTTTCAATCTTCTGCAACTCTCTTCAACTCAATGATCAATATGCTTGCAAAATCCAAGAAGTTTGATTCCGCATGGTCACTGGTTCTTGATCGGGCTGCTTTGGTTTCAGGTGACACATTTGCTATCATCATCAGACGATATGCTCGTGCAG GTATGACCCAACCTGCAATACGGACATTtgaatttgcatgtaatttagATCCAATTCGTGAATCACATTCAGAGATGAGCTTGTTTGAGATTTTGTTGGATTCCCTTTGTAAGGAAGGACATGTAAAGGCAGCTTCAGAATATTTAGATCAGAAAAGGAAGTTGGAACCAAGTTGGGTTCCATCAGTAAgggtttataatatattgttGAACGGATGGTTTCGATCGAAGAAGCTTAAACATGCAGAGAAGCTTTGGGAGGAGATGAAAATGGATGATGTGAAACCAAGTGTTGTGACATATGGTACTCTTGTAGAAGGGTACTGTCGGATGCGATATGCTGAAAGGGCAATTAAATTGGTGCATGAGATGAGGAAAGAAGGAATTGAGCCAAATGCAATTGTGTATAATCCAATAATTGATGCATTAGGGGAAGCTCAAAGGTTTAAGGAGGCAATGCGGATGTTGGAGCGGTTTTTGGTTCTAGAATCAGGCCCCACTATCTCGACATACAATTCTCTGGTAAAGGGTTTTTGCAAGGCAGGAGATCTTGCAGGGGCTAGTAAGATCCTTAAGATGATGATAGGTAGGGGCTTTGTCCCGACTCCTACAACCTATAACTATTTCTTTAAGTACTTTTCTAAACATGCGAAGATTGAGGAAGGGATGAACCTTTATACCAAGATGATTGAAGCTGGGTACACACCAGACCGACTTACTTACCATCTTTTGATGAAAATGTTATGTGAGGAGGAGAGACTGGACTTGGCAGTTCAGGTTAGCAAGGAAATGAGAGCTAGGGGATGTGATATGGACTTGGCTACAAGTACTATGTTGGTTCATTTGCTTTGTAAAATGCGTAGTTTTGAAGAGGCTTTTACAGAATTTGAGGACATGATTCGGAGAGGCATAGTTCCTCAGTATCTTACCTTTCAGAGAATGAATGATGCATTAAAGAAAGAAGGAATGATTGAAATGGCACAGAAACTACGGGGCATGATGTCTTCTGTCCCTCATTCAATGAAGTTGCCGAATACATATAGCAGAGATGGAGATGCATCACGTGCAAGGAGAACATCTATAATGCGAAAAGCTGAGGCAATGTCTGATTTGTTAAAGACTTGTAAAGATCCAAGGGAACTTGTCAATTGTCGTAATTCATCTGAAAATGTTGTATCAAGTGCAAACCTGTTGATAGAGGATATTAAGAAAAAGGCCGACAAGACATGA
- the LOC126717282 gene encoding uncharacterized protein LOC126717282 isoform X2 codes for MSTTTTALRRAKWQYPPPAPTPRILHLPRRPRRRQHRNSKTVASKPTCVEARRDRIQGKLETLFDQERAFSRTGIPVVFLDYNGGNVSGGESERRRARVEECSSESSGRCSGMMEEEKWRFQAEMLRAECNLLRMERDIAVKKLERNRVKMEKTLRSSVQTLLSGRKKICEGEDVSVVLEKEILDLAEKLEKLQRSLGLKDFEVRNCSNFDKQATLLQRRLEKFGVTSDEICVKEIQEMAEASLSIKTSCRVDDSFVSSGKCNVDILRRKMEGLSKGILLNRMEEEYRSMLSSANSSASSSKRIEIHNSSSSSIRQPDQDTMSHEDNKCSGRCKAIVRRIVEQVRVETEQWSQMQGMLGQVRVEMEELQASRDFWEDRALNSDHQIQSLHSVVQEWRQKAQSSESKANELQAQMSVLHGELERMRKEQNTVVTRTKSSPGITQDAQNEMEKRVLVCRLKENHLADDNAGKEVSRDRRRKVHTSSGGFMAPKRLPFRDIGNSSLLMRQNSKAIFPLHSPLASSTENFLRE; via the exons ATGTCAACAACAACTACAGCATTAAGGAGAGCGAAATGGCAGTACCCACCACCGGCGCCAACGCCAAGAATCCTCCACTTGCCACGCCGACCTCGGCGGAGACAGCACCGCAACTCCAAGACCGTGGCTTCAAAACCCACCTGTGTGGAAGCCAGGCGTGACCGTATTCAAGGCAAGCTAGAGACACTGTTTGATCAAGAGCGTGCCTTTTCAAGAACTGGGATTCCAGTAGTTTTTTTGGACTATAATGGTGGTAATGTTAGTGGCggtgagagtgagaggaggAGAGCGAGAGTCGAGGAGTGCAGTAGCGAGAGTAGTGGCCGTTGTAGTGGTATGATGGAGGAGGAGAAGTGGAGGTTCCAAGCGGAGATGTTAAGGGCTGAGTGCAATTTGCTGAGAATGGAGAGAGACATTGCTGTCAAGAAGTTGGAGAGGAACAGGGTGAAGATGGAGAAGACTCTGAGATCCTCTGTTCAGACTCTTCTTTCt GGAAGAAAGAAGATTTGTGAAGGAGAGGATGTGAGTGTGGTATTGGAGAAAGAGATCCTTGACTTGGCAGAGAAACTAGAGAAGTTACAAAGGAGCTTAGGACTAAAGGATTTTGAAGTTAGGAACTGTAGTAATTTTGATAAACAAGCAACTCTTCTTCAGAGACGGCTAGAGAAGTTTGGAGTAACATCGGATGAGATATGTGTGAAGGAGATACAGGAGATGGCAGAAGCAAGCTTGTCAATTAAAACAAGTTGTAGAGTTGATGATAGCTTTGTTTCAAGTGGCAAATGCAAT GTGGATATTCTAAGAAGGAAAATGGAGGGGTTGTCAAAGGGGATTTTGTTAAACAGAATGGAAGAGGAGTATAGATCAATGCTCTCTTCGGCAAACAGTTCCGCATCCTCTTCCAAGCGTATTGAAATTCAtaattcatcttcttcctcaatAAGACAACCTGATCAG GATACAATGTCCCATGAAGACAACAAGTGCTCAGGACGTTGTAAGGCTATAGTGCGAAGAATTGTAGAGCAAGTTCGAGTTGAGACAGAGCAATGGTCTCAGATGCAAGGGATGCTAGGGCAAGTGAGGGTGGAGATGGAAGAATTGCAGGCTTCTCGAGACTTTTGGGAGGATCGAGCCCTCAACTCTGATCATCAAATTCAATCCCTACACTCTGTT GTCCAAGAATGGAGACAGAAGGCTCAATCATCTGAAAGCAAAGCAAATGAGCTACAAGCACAAATGTCTGTGCTCCATGGAGAACTTGAAAGGATGAGGAAGGAACAAAACACAGTAGTTACAAGGACCAAAAGTTCACCAGGAATTACCCAGGATGCACAAAATGAGATGGAGAAAAGAGTACTAGTTTGTCGCTTGAAGGAAAATCATTTAGCCGATGATAATGCCGGTAAGGAGGTCTCAAGggatagaagaagaaaagtacACACATCAAGTGGTGGATTCATGGCTCCAAAACGATTACCTTTTCGTGATATTGGCAACTCATCATTGTTGATGAGGCAAAATAGCAAAGCCATTTTCCCTCTGCATTCCCCCCTTGCTTCCAGTACAGAGAACTTTTTGAGAGAGTGA
- the LOC126717282 gene encoding uncharacterized protein LOC126717282 isoform X1, which yields MSTTTTALRRAKWQYPPPAPTPRILHLPRRPRRRQHRNSKTVASKPTCVEARRDRIQGKLETLFDQERAFSRTGIPVVFLDYNGGNVSGGESERRRARVEECSSESSGRCSGMMEEEKWRFQAEMLRAECNLLRMERDIAVKKLERNRVKMEKTLRSSVQTLLSGRKKICEGEDVSVVLEKEILDLAEKLEKLQRSLGLKDFEVRNCSNFDKQATLLQRRLEKFGVTSDEICVKEIQEMAEASLSIKTSCRVDDSFVSSGKCNTVQVDILRRKMEGLSKGILLNRMEEEYRSMLSSANSSASSSKRIEIHNSSSSSIRQPDQDTMSHEDNKCSGRCKAIVRRIVEQVRVETEQWSQMQGMLGQVRVEMEELQASRDFWEDRALNSDHQIQSLHSVVQEWRQKAQSSESKANELQAQMSVLHGELERMRKEQNTVVTRTKSSPGITQDAQNEMEKRVLVCRLKENHLADDNAGKEVSRDRRRKVHTSSGGFMAPKRLPFRDIGNSSLLMRQNSKAIFPLHSPLASSTENFLRE from the exons ATGTCAACAACAACTACAGCATTAAGGAGAGCGAAATGGCAGTACCCACCACCGGCGCCAACGCCAAGAATCCTCCACTTGCCACGCCGACCTCGGCGGAGACAGCACCGCAACTCCAAGACCGTGGCTTCAAAACCCACCTGTGTGGAAGCCAGGCGTGACCGTATTCAAGGCAAGCTAGAGACACTGTTTGATCAAGAGCGTGCCTTTTCAAGAACTGGGATTCCAGTAGTTTTTTTGGACTATAATGGTGGTAATGTTAGTGGCggtgagagtgagaggaggAGAGCGAGAGTCGAGGAGTGCAGTAGCGAGAGTAGTGGCCGTTGTAGTGGTATGATGGAGGAGGAGAAGTGGAGGTTCCAAGCGGAGATGTTAAGGGCTGAGTGCAATTTGCTGAGAATGGAGAGAGACATTGCTGTCAAGAAGTTGGAGAGGAACAGGGTGAAGATGGAGAAGACTCTGAGATCCTCTGTTCAGACTCTTCTTTCt GGAAGAAAGAAGATTTGTGAAGGAGAGGATGTGAGTGTGGTATTGGAGAAAGAGATCCTTGACTTGGCAGAGAAACTAGAGAAGTTACAAAGGAGCTTAGGACTAAAGGATTTTGAAGTTAGGAACTGTAGTAATTTTGATAAACAAGCAACTCTTCTTCAGAGACGGCTAGAGAAGTTTGGAGTAACATCGGATGAGATATGTGTGAAGGAGATACAGGAGATGGCAGAAGCAAGCTTGTCAATTAAAACAAGTTGTAGAGTTGATGATAGCTTTGTTTCAAGTGGCAAATGCAAT ACTGTGCAGGTGGATATTCTAAGAAGGAAAATGGAGGGGTTGTCAAAGGGGATTTTGTTAAACAGAATGGAAGAGGAGTATAGATCAATGCTCTCTTCGGCAAACAGTTCCGCATCCTCTTCCAAGCGTATTGAAATTCAtaattcatcttcttcctcaatAAGACAACCTGATCAG GATACAATGTCCCATGAAGACAACAAGTGCTCAGGACGTTGTAAGGCTATAGTGCGAAGAATTGTAGAGCAAGTTCGAGTTGAGACAGAGCAATGGTCTCAGATGCAAGGGATGCTAGGGCAAGTGAGGGTGGAGATGGAAGAATTGCAGGCTTCTCGAGACTTTTGGGAGGATCGAGCCCTCAACTCTGATCATCAAATTCAATCCCTACACTCTGTT GTCCAAGAATGGAGACAGAAGGCTCAATCATCTGAAAGCAAAGCAAATGAGCTACAAGCACAAATGTCTGTGCTCCATGGAGAACTTGAAAGGATGAGGAAGGAACAAAACACAGTAGTTACAAGGACCAAAAGTTCACCAGGAATTACCCAGGATGCACAAAATGAGATGGAGAAAAGAGTACTAGTTTGTCGCTTGAAGGAAAATCATTTAGCCGATGATAATGCCGGTAAGGAGGTCTCAAGggatagaagaagaaaagtacACACATCAAGTGGTGGATTCATGGCTCCAAAACGATTACCTTTTCGTGATATTGGCAACTCATCATTGTTGATGAGGCAAAATAGCAAAGCCATTTTCCCTCTGCATTCCCCCCTTGCTTCCAGTACAGAGAACTTTTTGAGAGAGTGA